One Virgibacillus proomii DNA window includes the following coding sequences:
- a CDS encoding ribonucleoside-diphosphate reductase subunit alpha, giving the protein MITDIASTRDKLVEIIDQAQQGLSIETDAYKQKSFKTIEEDTPLDKALDTLVQNALENIDESAPDWSYLASRIYLQLLYHEARQNRKYEADRYGELYQLITMLTEENIYQSTILEKYTKKEIDFFAKHIDPSRDLLFTYLGLYTLATRYLATDHEKNVYELPQERWMIIAMTLMQDEDKEKRTEHVLEAYWALSNLYMTVATPTLANAGKTHGQLSSCFIDTVDDSLQSIYDSNTDIAKLSKNGGGIGVYVGKIRSRGSSIKGFKGMSSGVVPWIKQLNNTAVSVDQLGTRKGAIAVYLDVWHRDIEAFLDLKLNNGDERMRAHDIFTGVTLPDLFMEQVEKRGDWYLFDPHEVRQVMGYSLEDFYDEQKGSGSFREKYQECMNNEQLTKRKIPAIDIMKRIMKSQLESGTPFMFYRDEVNRQNSNSHEGIIYCSNLCTEITQNQSPTEFIEEFLEGENTIVKKYKSGDYVVCNLSSINLGKAVPDQVLERLIKIQVRMLDNVIDINHLPIMQAQLTNKKYRAIGLGTFGWHHLLARNNMKWETEEAVTYADELYEKIAFLTIKSSMELSEEKGSYPAFSGSKWSTGEYFELKGYTKDEWLALKEDVKQHGIRNGYLMAVAPNSTTAMIAGSTASIDPIFKPFYYEEKKDFKIPVTAPDLTHRTYDVYRRSAYIVDQRWSVKQNAARQRHIDQSISFNLYVPNTIRASILLGLHLQAWREGLKTTYYVRSTSNDVEECEWCQS; this is encoded by the coding sequence ATGATCACCGATATCGCATCTACAAGGGATAAACTTGTAGAAATCATTGATCAAGCACAACAGGGACTGTCTATTGAAACAGATGCCTACAAACAGAAATCTTTTAAAACTATTGAGGAAGATACACCACTTGATAAGGCACTTGACACGCTTGTGCAAAACGCATTGGAAAATATTGATGAATCTGCGCCGGATTGGTCATATTTAGCTAGCCGGATTTATTTACAGCTGCTTTATCATGAGGCACGTCAGAATCGGAAGTATGAAGCAGATAGATATGGTGAATTATATCAATTAATTACGATGCTTACAGAAGAAAATATTTATCAATCTACAATTTTGGAAAAGTATACCAAAAAAGAGATTGACTTCTTCGCTAAACATATCGATCCGTCAAGAGATTTATTATTTACTTATTTAGGGTTGTACACACTAGCGACACGTTATCTTGCAACTGACCATGAAAAAAACGTCTATGAATTGCCGCAAGAGCGCTGGATGATTATTGCCATGACATTAATGCAAGATGAGGATAAAGAAAAGCGAACAGAACATGTTTTAGAAGCTTATTGGGCATTAAGCAATCTATATATGACAGTAGCTACACCGACATTAGCCAATGCCGGAAAGACGCACGGGCAATTGTCCAGCTGTTTTATCGATACGGTTGATGATAGTTTGCAATCCATTTACGACAGCAACACTGACATTGCTAAGCTTTCTAAAAATGGTGGCGGAATCGGTGTTTACGTGGGGAAAATCCGTAGTCGCGGAAGCTCCATTAAAGGTTTTAAAGGAATGTCGAGCGGTGTTGTTCCATGGATTAAACAATTGAATAATACTGCGGTGAGCGTAGATCAATTAGGGACAAGAAAAGGTGCGATTGCTGTTTATTTAGATGTTTGGCACCGTGATATTGAGGCATTTCTTGATTTAAAGCTTAACAATGGCGATGAACGAATGCGAGCACATGATATCTTCACGGGCGTGACGCTTCCAGATTTGTTTATGGAGCAAGTAGAAAAGCGCGGTGATTGGTACTTGTTTGATCCGCATGAAGTTCGCCAAGTGATGGGCTATTCACTAGAGGATTTTTATGATGAGCAAAAAGGCAGCGGAAGTTTTAGGGAAAAGTATCAAGAGTGTATGAACAATGAGCAGTTAACGAAGCGCAAAATCCCGGCAATTGATATTATGAAACGAATTATGAAGTCGCAATTAGAATCGGGCACGCCATTTATGTTCTATCGCGATGAAGTGAATCGCCAGAATAGCAATAGTCATGAAGGAATTATTTATTGTTCCAATCTATGTACGGAAATTACCCAAAATCAGTCCCCCACGGAGTTTATCGAAGAATTTCTAGAAGGTGAGAATACCATTGTAAAGAAATATAAATCAGGGGACTACGTCGTTTGTAACTTAAGTTCCATTAACCTTGGAAAAGCTGTGCCAGATCAAGTGTTGGAGCGTCTGATTAAGATTCAAGTACGCATGCTGGATAATGTCATTGATATTAATCATTTACCAATTATGCAGGCGCAATTGACAAATAAAAAGTACCGAGCTATCGGGCTAGGTACATTTGGTTGGCATCATTTGCTCGCTCGTAACAATATGAAGTGGGAAACAGAAGAAGCTGTTACTTATGCAGATGAATTATACGAAAAGATTGCTTTCCTTACGATTAAATCCAGCATGGAACTAAGTGAGGAGAAAGGAAGCTATCCTGCATTTTCAGGAAGTAAGTGGAGCACCGGAGAATATTTTGAGCTTAAGGGATATACAAAAGATGAATGGCTTGCTTTAAAAGAAGATGTGAAACAGCATGGAATAAGAAACGGATATTTAATGGCTGTTGCCCCAAACTCTACAACAGCAATGATCGCAGGTTCAACTGCTAGTATCGATCCGATCTTTAAGCCGTTTTACTATGAAGAAAAGAAGGATTTTAAAATCCCAGTAACGGCGCCTGATTTAACACATCGCACCTATGATGTTTACCGTCGTTCTGCCTATATCGTGGATCAGCGCTGGTCCGTAAAACAGAATGCGGCTAGACAAAGACATATTGACCAGAGTATTTCGTTTAATCTATATGTACCAAATACCATTAGAGCTTCCATCTTATTGGGTCTTCATTTACAGGCGTGGAGGGAAGGGCTAAAAACCACCTACTACGTTCGTTCTACTTCTAATGATGTGGAAGAATGCGAATGGTGTCAAAGTTGA
- a CDS encoding flavodoxin: MVSKLKALIAYLTYSGNTQEVARLIANELQAKGIDTAVHRIGIDPPVNPSSYDVIFIGTFTWDRGSTPEEVKDFILEVGYKPNNVAVFGTGDTQFGGDDLFCKAVDKLVKFYESPWPGLKVEQSPRGKQEQKVKEWVEGVLYHGKSIAGKSEDTGTVKS, from the coding sequence ATGGTGTCAAAGTTGAAGGCACTCATTGCTTATTTAACCTATAGCGGTAATACACAGGAAGTTGCGAGACTGATCGCTAATGAATTGCAAGCAAAAGGGATAGACACGGCGGTTCACCGAATTGGGATTGATCCGCCAGTCAATCCTTCTAGTTATGACGTTATCTTCATTGGCACTTTCACCTGGGATCGGGGAAGTACTCCTGAAGAAGTAAAAGATTTTATTCTTGAAGTAGGTTATAAGCCAAACAATGTCGCTGTATTTGGTACTGGAGATACACAATTTGGTGGAGATGATCTATTCTGTAAAGCTGTCGATAAGCTGGTTAAATTTTACGAAAGTCCATGGCCTGGATTAAAGGTTGAACAGTCACCAAGAGGAAAACAGGAACAGAAAGTGAAAGAATGGGTGGAAGGAGTATTATATCATGGCAAAAGTATTGCTGGAAAAAGCGAAGACACTGGAACCGTTAAATCCTAA
- a CDS encoding ribonucleotide-diphosphate reductase subunit beta, whose protein sequence is MAKVLLEKAKTLEPLNPNKSTGVFGGKSSGILNWNDIAYPHWYKMYKRLIGNYWQADEVNMQSDIKQFPTLTEEEQDAYLKIIGLLSTLDAPQTRTALLISLYATDPSVQSIMAVIAQQEAVHNESYSYVLSSVVSLDEQNKSFQLGRTDPVLLKRNKNLTKQYNTFVEEPTIENILKTLVYTALLEGMFFYSGFAFFYNLARHNKMVGTSTMISYINRDELEHGRFISELFRATLAENPEYNNETFIQWVYDHFKESVELEIEWSNYVLGNVEGIDLDEMAGYVKYRANKMLRMMGLHDVYPDYTDNPMKWIRAYVDNFDGTKTDFFEQKSRQYTKTSDLNGFDDL, encoded by the coding sequence ATGGCAAAAGTATTGCTGGAAAAAGCGAAGACACTGGAACCGTTAAATCCTAATAAGTCAACAGGAGTATTCGGTGGTAAATCAAGCGGAATATTGAATTGGAATGATATTGCTTATCCACATTGGTATAAAATGTATAAACGGCTGATAGGAAATTATTGGCAAGCAGACGAAGTCAATATGCAAAGTGATATTAAGCAGTTTCCAACACTTACAGAAGAAGAACAAGATGCGTATTTGAAGATAATTGGCTTATTATCGACATTGGATGCGCCACAAACAAGGACAGCATTATTAATTTCATTATACGCAACAGATCCTTCTGTTCAATCTATTATGGCGGTTATTGCTCAGCAAGAGGCAGTGCATAATGAAAGTTATTCTTACGTACTGTCCTCTGTCGTATCCTTGGATGAACAGAATAAATCATTCCAGTTAGGAAGAACGGATCCTGTTCTATTGAAGCGTAATAAAAATTTAACCAAGCAATATAATACATTTGTCGAAGAACCGACAATTGAAAATATTTTGAAAACACTAGTATACACAGCCCTACTGGAAGGAATGTTTTTCTATTCTGGTTTTGCGTTTTTCTATAATTTAGCTCGTCATAATAAAATGGTCGGAACCTCAACAATGATTAGCTATATTAATCGTGATGAGTTAGAACATGGCCGGTTTATTTCCGAGCTGTTCCGGGCTACATTAGCAGAAAACCCGGAATATAATAATGAAACATTTATCCAATGGGTTTATGATCATTTTAAAGAATCCGTGGAATTAGAAATCGAATGGTCCAATTATGTTCTCGGAAATGTGGAAGGTATTGATTTGGATGAAATGGCAGGATATGTTAAGTACCGCGCTAATAAGATGTTGCGCATGATGGGATTACATGATGTTTATCCAGATTATACGGACAACCCGATGAAATGGATTCGTGCTTATGTTGATAATTTTGACGGAACGAAAACGGACTTCTTTGAACAGAAATCACGTCAATATACAAAAACAAGTGATTTGAACGGTTTTGACGATCTATAA
- a CDS encoding formate dehydrogenase accessory sulfurtransferase FdhD, with product MVDNLTDWEVAHFLNGTMVKQTTSIAVENPITIIVNGKEFATLVCSPEYAKELVIGFLAS from the coding sequence ATGGTGGATAATTTAACCGATTGGGAGGTTGCTCATTTTCTTAACGGAACAATGGTAAAACAAACAACTTCGATTGCTGTTGAAAATCCGATTACGATTATTGTAAATGGCAAAGAATTTGCTACGCTGGTTTGCTCACCGGAATATGCAAAAGAACTAGTCATCGGCTTTCTTGCTTCATAA